Within Xanthomonas oryzae pv. oryzae, the genomic segment ATCCACCTGGGCCAATCGAGTCAATTGCAGCGGTTCTGCCTGCTTCTCCACCGACGGATGCAGGGTCTGGATGCCCTTGAGCACCTTGCGTACCAGCGGCGCCCGGGTCGGATCCACGAATCCGTGTTCGCGGTGCCAACCCGCCAGCGCTGCGAGCCGGTGTCGGAGTGTGTTGGTGGCCAACTGGCCCGCGTGATCGGCCAGGTAGCGGGCGACGCTGTCCGGCGTCGCCGGTAGGTGGCCGCCCCATTCAACCTCGAAATGCCGAAGTGCAGAGGCGTAACTGCGGTGCGTGTTCGCACAGGTGGCGGCTTCGAGGTAGTGCTCCAAATCGGCCATTGGCGTTGGGAGATGAGTTACGGGTTCGCTTTCCGGTACTGCCTCAGTTCACCCTCTATCGAGCGAACCTGATCGTAGCCCAGTTGCTGGAGCGCGTCGGCCGCCAGTGCGCCTTGGTTACCGCCGCCGCAGTAGCAGATGATCGGACTGGGCTTGTCCGGTGAAAGGAGAGAAACCGCATCTTTTAAGTGGTCACGGCTGCAGATCTGGGCGTCCTCGATGTGCCCGGCCTCGTACTCATCCCATTCCCGCACGTCAAGCAGCACGGCGCCGTCAGCCACTAGCTGCTTCGCTTTGCCGGGTGATACCGCGGTAATGCGGATCCGTGCATCTGTTGCGGCACGCAAGAACTCATCGGTGTGTGACTGGGACATGCCGGTCTCCGTGGGGTGAGCTTTACGACTGCACACCAATTTTACATGCGTAGACGATCTGCTGATCCTTTCCAAAGCGCATGTCCGTGCGCCTGCTGCCACCATACCTCGGTCGACCTGGACCTGTTGCACGCTGCTATCGTTCCAATGCTGGCCGACCAGTTCGACATCCATCAGACATGCTTTGATTCAACCATCGGGACCGCCGCCTATGGGGCACCATTTGAGGGAAAAGATGATCGCCGCGCTATATGCCAGCGTCGTCAACCCGCGAGCGGCAGCCAGATCCAGAGCGCGATGAGCGTGGCCAACAGGACGGGGGGCGTGAGGATGAGCCCCACCTTCATGTACTGGCCCCACGTGATCCGCTGACCCTTGCCGGCAAGAACGTGCAGCCACAGAAGGGTCGCGAGCGAGCCGATCGGGGTTAGCTTGGGGCCAAGATCGTTGCCCACGACGTTGGCATAGATCATCAGTTCACGGGTGGCGGTAGGAACGTGCGCCCCGTCGATGGCAAGCGCGCCGACCAGCGTTGCGGGCATGTTGTTCATGACCGAGGCAAGCGCGGCCACCGCGAAGCCAGTGCCCACCGTGGCCACGAAGGTCCCCTGCGCCGCCAGCCACTCCAGGACAGCGCTCGCCGCGCCGGTCAGCCAGGCATTGCCCAGGCCGTAGACCACCAGATACATGCCGACCGAAAACAGCACGATCTGCCAGGGCGCGCCGCGCAAGATCTTGTTCAAGGCCATGGTAGCGCCACGGCCGCCTGTCGCCCAGCGGCCCGCAATCGCCATCAACACCAGCGCGGCCGCACCCGTCACCAAGGCGATGGGCACGCCTAGCGGTCCGGTCACAAAGTACGCAACGAGCAGCAATGCGAGAAGGGGCAAGGCGGCGCGGAAGACCGCCGTGTCGCGGATCACTTGGCGCGGCGCTTCGAGATCCTCGACAGGATAGGCGCGGGGAATGTCGTGCCGAAACCAAAGCCACAGGACAATCAGCGTCGCTCCGACCGACACCAGGTTCACCGGCACCATGACCGCTGCGTAGCGCCCGAACGACACGTCAAAGAAGTTCGCTGTGACGATGTTGACCAGATTGGAGACCACGAGCGGCAGGCTTGCCGTGTCAGCGATGAAGCCGCAGGCCACAGTAAACGCCAGCGCTCCAGCGGGCGGGAAATTCAAGCGCAGCAGGATGGCCAGGACGATCGGCGTCAGCAGAAGGGCCGCGCCGTCGTTGGCGAACACTGCAGCGATCGATGCGCCCAGCAGGACGATCAGCGGAAAGAGCTTTCGACCATTGCCGCCGCCCCAGCGGGCCACATGCAGGGCCGCCCATGCGAAGAAGCCGGCCG encodes:
- a CDS encoding arsenic transporter; protein product: MLALAIFIVTLVFVIWQPRGLGIGWSAMAGAAVALATGVVGWNDVGTVWGIVWDATFTFVALIIISLILDAAGFFAWAALHVARWGGGNGRKLFPLIVLLGASIAAVFANDGAALLLTPIVLAILLRLNFPPAGALAFTVACGFIADTASLPLVVSNLVNIVTANFFDVSFGRYAAVMVPVNLVSVGATLIVLWLWFRHDIPRAYPVEDLEAPRQVIRDTAVFRAALPLLALLLVAYFVTGPLGVPIALVTGAAALVLMAIAGRWATGGRGATMALNKILRGAPWQIVLFSVGMYLVVYGLGNAWLTGAASAVLEWLAAQGTFVATVGTGFAVAALASVMNNMPATLVGALAIDGAHVPTATRELMIYANVVGNDLGPKLTPIGSLATLLWLHVLAGKGQRITWGQYMKVGLILTPPVLLATLIALWIWLPLAG
- a CDS encoding rhodanese-like domain-containing protein; the encoded protein is MSQSHTDEFLRAATDARIRITAVSPGKAKQLVADGAVLLDVREWDEYEAGHIEDAQICSRDHLKDAVSLLSPDKPSPIICYCGGGNQGALAADALQQLGYDQVRSIEGELRQYRKANP